Genomic window (Microthrixaceae bacterium):
GTCGATCGCGACGAGATCGCCGAAGCGATGGATCGGGTGAACCCGATCTACATCCCACGCAATCATCTGGTGGAGGCCGCGTTGGCTGCCGCGAACAAGGGCGATCTCGCGCCGACAAACGCGCTCATCGAGGCCATTCGACAGCCGTTCAACGAACGTGAGGGGCTTGAGGCGTTCGCCGAGCCAGCCCCCGACTCGTTCACGTCCGGCTACGTCACCTACTGCGGCACCTGATCGAGAGCGGAGAGGTCGGGAGCGACCGGCGCGGTCGTGGTAGGAACTGATCGTGGCCGACAAGATCGATTTCAAGAAGACGCTCGACCGCTACAGGGCCCGGCGCGGCGAGTTCCGGGTCCTGGATGTTCCCGACGCGACCTACCTGATGATCGACGGCCACGGCGACCCGAACACCTCCGTGGAGTTCACCGAGGCGATCGAGACGCTCTACCCGGTTGCCTACAAGATCAAGTTCGCGAGTAAGCAGGAACTCGGTCGAGACTATGTCGTCGCGCCGCTGGAGGGATTGTGGTGGGCGCAGGACATGGACACCTTCACCACCGCGCGCGACAAGTCGCAGTGGGAGTGGACGTTGATGCTGTTCGTGCCCGACTGGATTGACCGGACCATGTTCGACGCGGCGATCGCCACGGTGGCGGCGAAGGGAGCACCAAAGCGGCTGGGCGATGTACGGATGGCGGTGCTGAACGAAGGGCGCTGTGTGCAGACGCTGCACATCGGATCGTTCGACGACGAGGCCGCTGTGTTGGAGCGGATGCACGAGGAATTTCTCCCCGCCGAAGGGTTTCAGATGACCGGCAAGCACCACGAGATCTACCTCAGCGATTTCCGCAGGGTGGCGCCCGACAAGCGGCGTACGATTCTGCGTCAGCCCGTCGAGCCGATCGATTTCGCGCGCTGAGTTCGGCCCGCGTTCCCTCGGCTGGTGAGGTCCCATGAAAGCAGTGTCAGCGGGCGTTCGGAAATGACGCCCTCGCGGCGGGCGGAGGTTGCTGCCGGAGTCCAGGCCTCGCTGGCGGCCGGGCTCGGGATGTACCCCATCGGCATCGCGTTTGGCTTGTTGGTCGTGCAGGCCGGACTGCCGTGGTGGGTGGCGCCTGCTCTATCGGTGTCCGTCTATGCCGGCTCACTGGAGTTGTTGCTGATCGGGATGATCACGACGGCGACGCCGCTGGCGACGATCGCGTTGACGACGTTGCTGGTGAACTTCCGACACGTGTTCTACGCCTTCACGTTTCCGCTGCGGGTCGTGCGGAATCGATTCGCCCGCATCTACTCGATGTATGCACTCATCGACGAGGCCTTCGCCGTCACCGCGGCCAACCCTCACGGATGGACCGCGTGGCGGCTATTGGCACTGCAAATGTCGCTGCAGACCTATTGGGTCGGTGGCGGTCTGACCGGTGTCGCCATCGGATCGTTGCTTCCGATTCGTCTCGAAGGCCTTGAGTTCGCGCTGTGCGCACTGTTTGTGACGTTGACCCTCGACGCGTGCCGCACGAAGTCCGAGTTGCCATCGCTGCTGTTGGCCGCCGCCAGCTTCTCGTTCGCGCGACTGGTGGTCCCCGGCGAGGCGTTGTTCGTGGGGTTGGTGGTTTTCGTCGCCAGCTTGGTCGCCCGGTACGTGCTCGTCGGACCGCCGGAGCCGACCGATGCCTGAGACGTCCTACATCGCCTCGGTCCTGGCCATCGGGTTCGCCATCACCTTCGCCCTGCGAGCGGTCCCCTTCGCCGTGCTGGAGCCATTGCGTCATTCACGATTCGTGACGACGATGGCGGCATGGATGCCAGCGGGGATCCTCGCGATCCTCGCCGTGAGCACCCTTTCGGATTCGGTCGGCACGAGTGTCACCAGCAGGCTCGCAGCGGCGTCTGCGGTAGCTGTCACCGTCGCGGTGCACCTGTTGTCGGGTCGTCGCACCCTGTGGAGTGTGGGTACGGGAACCCTCGTCTACATCGTGGCGGTGAACCTCGGCTGAGCAGTGGTCGCTCAGAATGCGGGCCGGAGGGGGCCACGCGGTCGAATCGTCACGGACTATTCCAGCGTGCAGTGTGAGTTCAACATCGCCACGGGCGGAAGCACGTAGTACGAACCGGTGTCGGCGTGGCTGTGGCGGGTCAATTCGTCGCGCGGACCCTCGATGCCGGCCATTCGTTCCAGCATGCGCTGCATGACGGCCTGGTCGTTCGTGAGCCCGACGAACATCGTGCCGTGACGTGACGCCGTGCCATAGCCGAGATTGCGGCGGACGATCTTGCCGATCTCGTCCTGATCGGTTCGAGCAGCGTGGGAAGTCTCCGGCTTGGGGTCGAGTTCGATGTCGTCCGCCTTCGTACGTCCAATCGCCGCTTCCTGGTCGGCGTCGGAGAGTTCGGACCATGACGATTCGTGGGCCCATTTCTGAACCAGCAACAGGCTGGCTCCGGCGGCGGGTCCGTCGGAGAAGAGCGCGACATCCGGTACCTCGGCGAGCGCGGGGTTCTCCGTTCCGTCGACGAATCCGGTCAGGTCACGGTGGCCGTGATAGGCCCACCCTGCTTCCTCCTCCGCGACGACGGCGTGGTCGGCGAGCTGAGCGATGGCGTCCTTTGCTCCGTCAAACACCACGTCGCGCGAGCCGCCGGCGAGCCACACGATGAGATCGTGTTGGGTTGCCGGCATCGTGAATCCGTCGGGCCCGACGATGGGTTCGTTGAACCCATGGACGCCGTCGGGGCATGCCCCCGGTTGGATGCGCCCCAACAGTTCCGGCCGCAGCCCGATGACGACCATGTGCCCCGCACCGGTGGTGATAGCGCCAGCGAGATTGCCCAGCACATTGGCCAGGGTGTCGAGATCGGCTTCGGGACGAAGGTCGAACTCGATGTAGGCGTGGTTGGTCGTGCCGAATGCCAAGATTCCAGGCTGGGCCAAACCGGCGGCGGTGACTGTGGAACTCATCAGTTGGTCTCCGTTTCCGTCGGGGGATCAACGACCTGGAGGACGCGACGCCGACTCGATCCGCGGCCAATCGTATCCGCCGATTGTTCCGGTGGTCGTCGGACCGACGGCCAGCTATTCGCCCGGCTATTCGAGGAGTCCGGATTGGATGACGCAGTCGGCCAGCTTCTGTTCGCCCGCCGAGTTCAGGTGCAAATCGGTGGCGCTGAGCGAGAGGCCTGGTAACAGCCAGCCGTCCTCATCACTCAAGTACGAGTCGCAGTCGAGGTAGCGATCTCGAAACACCTCGGCGAAGCTTGCGTTCAGTTCTTGGCGTTGGTTCTCGGTACGCGCGACCCGGGCATCGCGCGGGTAGGGCACGACTCCGATCACGGTGTATTGAGCGTTGGCGGCGTCCAATCTCGCCTTCCATGCGGTGATGGGTTCGAGCAGGTCCTGAGCCAACCAGTGGTTGTTCAAGTCGTTGACGCCGGCCATCACCACGATGTGGTCGGCGTGGTTATTGAGGTGTTGTGCAGTGCGGTCGTCGATCGTCTGGTTGGTTCGTGCCGAGCGTTGGCGCCATCCGCCGCCCCCCATCCCTGCAGCTCCGTTGGTGACTCCGGGGATGCGGTCGGCCCACGACGGGCCACGTTGTGGATGGTCGTGAACAGATGTCTGGCTGTCTCCGATCGCGACAATTGACGTGGAGTCTTCGTAAACACCGACGGTTCCGCTCGCGGGCGATTCGAGTCGGCAGCCTGTTGCAGCGAGCGCTATGACCGCAGACGCGGTGATCGCGATCAACGGGTTCCGGCCTGGCCCCTTGATGGTGGCGATGGTGATTCGTGGTCTCATGGCGGTCAATCAATCAGTCGGTCGGTCACTACAAACATGAACATCGGCCACGACACATATGAAATGAGGGCTGGTGGAGGCTCGAAGTGTGACCGGCACTGATTGTCCGGAAGTGAGATTACTGAAGATGCGCGTAAACTTGCCGAAAAATCGGTCAACCCAACGTCAGGCGGGACGATCCGCCACGATCGACTTGAGTGGGGCGAGATCGCTTTCCCGCTTCACGTCCGCCTCCGCCAGAATGGCCGCCAACTTGGGCAAGCTCTCTGGATCTCCGGCGAATGCGTCGACAGCGTCGGGGATCGCCGTCATGACGGTGCTGACGGCGGTCGGTATTGCGACGATCTGGTGGACCTCCGTAGAGAGTTTGAGAACCCCTGCCCACCCTTGAAAACCCTATCTTTGCGCAGGTCACGCGGCTTCTACAAGCAGGACCGTCGTTCGTCGGGGCCGACGGTGACGGACTCGCGGGGTCGGATGGTGCGGTCACTTGAGATGGCTCAAACTCTTCTGCGCCCCGAGCAGGTCAACGATCTGGTGGCGGACTACCACGCGGGAGCGACGCTCGTGGAGCTGGCAGCGCGGTTCGGAGTGAACCGCCGAACGGTGGCCGCCCACCTGACTCGTCGGGAGGTCCCGATCCGACGGGGACGCTTCGACCCTTCCCGCATCCATGAAGCAGCCGACCTCTACCTCAGCGGGTTGACGCTAGTAGAGGTCGGCGTGAAGGTCGGGGCAGGGCCTCAGGCTGTCCGGCGGGCTCTCGCATCGCACGGCATCGTGATCCGGCCCGGCGGCGGGCGTCGGTCGCGCATCGCCTCGTCCCCGGTCGCAGTCGGGTGATTCTAGGCGTGCAGAACCGGGACGCGAGCATCTGCCTCGGTGGAGGCCTCGCGGCGCTGACGGCGACGGATGGTGGCGTCGTGCAGGCGTACGCGGACGAGCAGCACAACGCTCACGGGTCCCATGATGATGAACTTGAGTGCGTTCCAGCACGCCCACAGCACGATTAGGTGCAGCCAGCCGGGACCGCCGCCGGCGACCGCGGACGAGCAGGCGTAAGCAATCAGGAAGTACGGGAGAGCAACCAGCATCGCGGGTAGCCCCCACTTGAGTCCGCGTCGGGTGCGGATGGCAGCGAGCAGTCGGTTGCTCGGCATGTAGCGATGCAGGTAGTCGCGAGTGCGAACGCTGAGCGTCCAGATGAAGCGGAACATGACGGGCCTCTCGTCACACGTGTTTCTCCGTCGAGGAGGCAGAACGTGTGTGAGTGCCCGAAGGCCGTCCCGGAGGACCCGCAATATGAGGAGAACCTGCCTCGCCATCCACTGTACGCCGGGGTCGGCGTTCATGGAAACACTTCGCGGGCAACCTGACATGAGGCACCTCGCCCTCCTCCGGCCCCCGCGTCGTCGCGCGCACCTCTCTGTAGGAGTGAGAGGACCCGACGATGACGAACCTGAGCCAGGTAGTCCAAGACGAGCGCACAGCGCGGATGGTGCTGTCGATGATCGTCGAACCCGACGACGCCGTGACTGGCCGTCTCCTGGGCGAACTGGGGACGCTTGAGCTGTTTCGGCTTGTCGAGCGTGATGACGTGGTGCCGGGCCTCAGTAACGTTGACGCCCAGGTGTGGCGTTCCCAGTTCCAGCGCTCAGACGCACGGACACTTGAGCAGCACATCGTCGAAGCCGAGCGCGCTGGTATCGGCACGCTGATCCCTGGCGACAAGCAATGGCCATCTGCGCTCGACGATCTTGGCGACCGACGGCCATACGTCCTATGGACTCGCGGCACGCCTTCTTTCCTCGCGCGACCAGTCGGTGATC
Coding sequences:
- a CDS encoding AzlD domain-containing protein, producing MPETSYIASVLAIGFAITFALRAVPFAVLEPLRHSRFVTTMAAWMPAGILAILAVSTLSDSVGTSVTSRLAAASAVAVTVAVHLLSGRRTLWSVGTGTLVYIVAVNLG
- a CDS encoding GyrI-like domain-containing protein — protein: MADKIDFKKTLDRYRARRGEFRVLDVPDATYLMIDGHGDPNTSVEFTEAIETLYPVAYKIKFASKQELGRDYVVAPLEGLWWAQDMDTFTTARDKSQWEWTLMLFVPDWIDRTMFDAAIATVAAKGAPKRLGDVRMAVLNEGRCVQTLHIGSFDDEAAVLERMHEEFLPAEGFQMTGKHHEIYLSDFRRVAPDKRRTILRQPVEPIDFAR
- a CDS encoding SGNH/GDSL hydrolase family protein; translation: MRPRITIATIKGPGRNPLIAITASAVIALAATGCRLESPASGTVGVYEDSTSIVAIGDSQTSVHDHPQRGPSWADRIPGVTNGAAGMGGGGWRQRSARTNQTIDDRTAQHLNNHADHIVVMAGVNDLNNHWLAQDLLEPITAWKARLDAANAQYTVIGVVPYPRDARVARTENQRQELNASFAEVFRDRYLDCDSYLSDEDGWLLPGLSLSATDLHLNSAGEQKLADCVIQSGLLE
- a CDS encoding Dyp-type peroxidase; protein product: MSSTVTAAGLAQPGILAFGTTNHAYIEFDLRPEADLDTLANVLGNLAGAITTGAGHMVVIGLRPELLGRIQPGACPDGVHGFNEPIVGPDGFTMPATQHDLIVWLAGGSRDVVFDGAKDAIAQLADHAVVAEEEAGWAYHGHRDLTGFVDGTENPALAEVPDVALFSDGPAAGASLLLVQKWAHESSWSELSDADQEAAIGRTKADDIELDPKPETSHAARTDQDEIGKIVRRNLGYGTASRHGTMFVGLTNDQAVMQRMLERMAGIEGPRDELTRHSHADTGSYYVLPPVAMLNSHCTLE